GTGGACCGGCCCCTCCGGAGGCCCGAGGAAGCTGAGGATATAGCTTGCATCCGCCAGAAGCTCTCGCAGCCGTCGATCTGCAGCGGCCCCCTCGCCGAACAGTGTGTGAAGGCCCACCTGATCGGGAAACAGCCGCTGGTTGATGATGCTCCGCCCGGCCGCGAGCCCCGCCGAAGACGCGGACGCAATTGCTACAACGCGAGCCGCCCGAACCCTGGCGGCTGTGGCTTGAACGATCGACAACGCCAGAACGAAATCGCCGATCGCGCCCTGATGCAGGAAGACAAGCGTGGGAACACCAGGCGATTGCACCGTGTCTGTCTACTCCAGGTCAATCCAGCCGCCGCCGAGGACGACGTCGCCGTCGTAGAATACCGCTGCCTGCCCCGGCGTGATCGCGTATTGAGGCTCGCGAAATCGAATACGCACACAATCGGCCCCGATCGGCTCGACAACCGCCCGGGCTGCCTTGTGGGTATAACGAATTTGGACGTCCGCTTCGATGATCTCGGTCGGCGGATCGATCAGCCAATGCACCTTGGATGCTCGCAGTTCGCTCCGGGCAAGCTCCTCCCGGGGGCCGATGGTCACCGTATCGCTGGCCGCGTCGATGGCCGTGACGTAGACCGGCTTTCCCATGGCCAAGCGAAGGCCCCGCCGTTGGCCGATCGTGAAATTCACGATTCCATCGTGCCGGCCGAGTTCACGCCCCGATCGATCCACAATACGGCCGGGCCGGAAAGCATCGGGCCGACGATCCCGAATCAACCGAGCATAGTCTCGATCAGGTACGAAACAGATGTCCTGAGACTCCCGCTTATCGAAAAGGGGCAGCCCACGCTTGCGGGCATAGTCCCGGACCCGCTCCTTGGTCATCTCCCCGATCGGCAGCATCACCCGTGGCAGAATCCCGCGATCGAGCTGAAAAAGCGCATATGACTGGTCCTTGTCCGTGTCCACACCCCGGCACAACCGCGCTTGACCGGCATGTTGAACAATCCGGGCATAGTGGCCGGTTGCAATGAAATCAGCGTCCGCCGCACGCCCGTACTCGGCCAACCGGCCAAACTTGAGCTGATCATTGCACAGAATGCACGGATTGGGCGTGCGGCCGCGAACGTACTCGGCAACGAAGTGGTCGATTATGCTTTCGAAGCTCTCTTTGAAGTCCAGGGCGTAGAAGGGAATGCCCAGCCGGCCGGCGACGTCACGGGCGTCAGCAGCATCCGCGGCGCTGCAGCAGCCTCGGAACGGCCGGTTCGATGTCGCTTCATCCGCCGGGCACGCCGGCTCATCCAAAACCGCCTTGACGCCCGTCCGCATGAAAAGGCCGATGACCTCGTAGCCTTGCTCCAGGAGCAGGCAGGCGGCGACACTCGAATCGACGCCCCCGCTCATGGCAACGACGACTTTGCCTTTTCGGTCAGTCATCTCCAACTCTCAATTCCTCGGCTCTCCCCTCGACGGCTCGTTCAGTATAGTATGTCGGCACGGGTGTACATAGATGCCCTGTGGATACGGGACCTCCTTGGAGGAATAAGATGATTCAGACTATTACCGTGACGACCGGCGAGCGCTGCCAGCTCGTGGACGTGACCTCGAAGGTGCAGAAGGCTGTCCGTGAGACTCGTCTGAGCAGCGGCTACGTCATCTGCTACGTGCCTCACACCACGGCCGGCATCACCATTCAGGAGAATGCCGACCCCGACGTGATTCATGATTTCCTCTGGAAACTGGCTGATCTGGTGCCGCACGTGGAAGCATCCTACCGGCATGGTGAGGGCAACAGCGATGCCCACATCAAGGCCTCGCTGGTGGGAGCCTCGCAGACGATCCTGGTCGAAGACGGTAGTCTCGTTCTTGGTACGTGGCAGGGAATCTACTTCTGCGAGTTCGATGGTCCTCGCCAGAGAAAACTGCACATCAGATGTGTCGCAGGGTAGCAACCTCTGGGGTCTCGGCTTGTTGACGCGGCAGCCCGAGAAAGATCTGCGATTGTCTCAAGGGTCCGCCCCTGCTAGAATCCATGGCCATGAGAGGATTTACGGCAGGTCAGTTCGCCGGTGCTCCGGGTCTCGGGGCAGCAACGAGTCGGCAGCGGCCTGTGACGAGGTGAACGCGATGGGCATGACGA
The nucleotide sequence above comes from Phycisphaerae bacterium. Encoded proteins:
- the mnmA gene encoding tRNA 2-thiouridine(34) synthase MnmA; this encodes MTDRKGKVVVAMSGGVDSSVAACLLLEQGYEVIGLFMRTGVKAVLDEPACPADEATSNRPFRGCCSAADAADARDVAGRLGIPFYALDFKESFESIIDHFVAEYVRGRTPNPCILCNDQLKFGRLAEYGRAADADFIATGHYARIVQHAGQARLCRGVDTDKDQSYALFQLDRGILPRVMLPIGEMTKERVRDYARKRGLPLFDKRESQDICFVPDRDYARLIRDRRPDAFRPGRIVDRSGRELGRHDGIVNFTIGQRRGLRLAMGKPVYVTAIDAASDTVTIGPREELARSELRASKVHWLIDPPTEIIEADVQIRYTHKAARAVVEPIGADCVRIRFREPQYAITPGQAAVFYDGDVVLGGGWIDLE
- a CDS encoding secondary thiamine-phosphate synthase enzyme YjbQ — translated: MIQTITVTTGERCQLVDVTSKVQKAVRETRLSSGYVICYVPHTTAGITIQENADPDVIHDFLWKLADLVPHVEASYRHGEGNSDAHIKASLVGASQTILVEDGSLVLGTWQGIYFCEFDGPRQRKLHIRCVAG